The following are encoded together in the Rhodospirillales bacterium genome:
- a CDS encoding dipeptidase, translating into MNPVDLHDGAILVDGLIISRWSRSVFEEMRAGGVTAANCTCSVWEGFRVTMENVARWKRWFGEHDDLLLQVHGTDDIRRAKREGRTGIILGWQNTSALEDKAEFVEVFRDLGVRVMQLTYNTQNLVGSGCWESHDGGLSDFGRDVIDEMNRCGVLVDLSHVGPKTSADAVSHSAKPVAYTHCCPSGVMEHPRNKTDAEMRAVVERGGFVGVATYTPFLPWGDETTVDQCVEVFEYVIDVAGEDAVGIGTDFTQDQDVAFFEWLSHDKGHGRLLMPGTPRVPHQPKGLATISEFRNLTAAMVRRGWSETRIRKVLGENWLRFLGDVWGK; encoded by the coding sequence ATGAACCCGGTTGACCTTCACGATGGCGCGATTCTGGTCGACGGACTGATCATTTCCAGGTGGAGCCGCTCCGTGTTCGAGGAGATGCGCGCGGGCGGGGTGACCGCTGCGAACTGCACCTGCTCGGTCTGGGAAGGGTTCCGGGTTACGATGGAGAACGTCGCGCGGTGGAAGCGATGGTTTGGCGAGCACGACGACCTGCTCCTGCAGGTGCACGGCACCGACGACATCCGGCGCGCGAAGCGGGAGGGGCGCACCGGCATCATCCTCGGCTGGCAGAACACCTCGGCGCTTGAGGACAAGGCCGAGTTCGTCGAGGTGTTCCGTGACCTCGGGGTGCGAGTGATGCAGCTCACCTACAACACGCAGAACCTCGTGGGAAGCGGGTGCTGGGAGTCGCACGACGGGGGGCTGTCAGACTTCGGTCGCGACGTGATCGACGAGATGAACCGGTGCGGGGTGCTCGTCGACCTCTCCCACGTGGGTCCGAAGACGAGCGCGGACGCGGTGAGCCACTCGGCGAAGCCCGTCGCCTACACCCACTGCTGCCCCAGCGGAGTCATGGAACACCCGCGCAACAAGACCGATGCCGAGATGCGGGCGGTGGTGGAGCGGGGCGGCTTCGTCGGGGTCGCGACCTACACGCCGTTCCTCCCCTGGGGCGACGAGACCACGGTGGACCAGTGCGTCGAGGTGTTCGAGTACGTGATCGATGTGGCCGGCGAGGACGCGGTGGGTATCGGCACCGACTTCACGCAGGACCAGGATGTCGCGTTCTTCGAGTGGCTTAGCCACGACAAGGGTCACGGGCGGCTGCTGATGCCGGGAACGCCTCGGGTCCCGCACCAGCCGAAGGGGCTCGCCACCATCAGCGAGTTCCGTAACCTGACCGCCGCGATGGTTCGCCGCGGCTGGAGCGAGACCCGGATTCGCAAGGTCCTCGGCGAGAACTGGCTGCGCTTCCTGGGCGATGTCTGGGGGAAGTAG
- a CDS encoding GMC family oxidoreductase N-terminal domain-containing protein translates to MTAPARYDYIVVGAGSAGAVLAARLSEVPRNRVLLLEAGRARHPLSRLPVSFGLFIDHPGVNWRYVSDPEPGTANRTIPVPRGKLLGGSSSINGLVYVRGQPLDYDTWSQFGNRGWGWADVAPVFERMEDYRGGGKGRGSGGPLGVSEVPDRNPLYDAWFAAAGALGNG, encoded by the coding sequence ATGACGGCGCCTGCGCGCTACGACTACATCGTCGTCGGTGCCGGATCGGCGGGGGCGGTGCTGGCCGCGCGGCTGAGCGAGGTGCCGCGCAACCGCGTGCTGCTGCTCGAAGCTGGCCGGGCCCGCCATCCCCTGTCGCGCCTGCCGGTGAGCTTTGGGTTGTTCATCGACCATCCAGGCGTCAACTGGCGTTACGTTTCCGACCCCGAGCCCGGAACGGCGAACCGCACGATCCCCGTGCCTCGCGGCAAGCTTCTTGGTGGTTCCTCGTCGATCAACGGCCTCGTCTACGTACGCGGCCAGCCGCTCGACTACGACACATGGTCGCAGTTCGGCAACCGCGGCTGGGGCTGGGCCGACGTGGCGCCGGTCTTCGAGCGCATGGAGGACTATCGCGGCGGTGGCAAGGGGCGCGGCTCCGGCGGGCCGCTTGGCGTCTCCGAGGTGCCCGACCGCAACCCGCTCTACGATGCCTGGTTCGCCGCTGCCGGGGCGCTCGGCAATGGTTGA
- a CDS encoding FAD-dependent oxidoreductase codes for MPAPPSHASIVIVGGGIIGLSLAYHLARRGREGVVLLERRQFTCGTTWHAAGLVRSAAPYPALAAILADSARLYAELESETGQATGFRQTGSIYTASNAERWAELQRAAASARALGAEVELCTPDDLKCVWPLLRVDDLIGGSFFAGDGQTNPADTAAALAKGARQAGAQLLENVTVTGIRTADGRVTGIETEAGAIATDCVANCAGMWARQIGLMAGTAVPLHAAEHFYVVTEPKPDIVPGLPVMRDQDGSIYFKEDAGKLLIGAFEPVAKPWGMDGIPDDFCFDQLPDDWDHFEPMLEAALHRIPALHDIGIRTFFNGPESFTPDQAFHLGPAGNVEGFWIAAGFNSIGIQAAGGVGQRLAEWIEEGVPPCDLSAFDPRRMQPFQNAKSYLKTRVSEALGLLYAMHWPYRQFETARDQRQSPVHEVLAQAGACFGEVAGWERANWFASPGQEPAYVYSYGRQNWFGASAAEHRRVREATGVFDLTSFGKFLVEGPDAEALLQWVSANDVGGPPGSVIYTQWLNAAAGIEADLTVTRLTDTRYLVVSAAATAARDLARLRAEARDRRVEIIDATESWAVFAVMGPGSRALLQPLTSADLAGPAFPFAASRKIELAGVPVRASRISYVGELGWELYVPWNEAERVFAALREVGATQAGMHALDSLRIEKAYRHWGHDIAPSDTPLEAGLGFAVKPDAKEFLGRDAYLRARDARPTRRMMQFRLRDPEPLLFGHEPILADGRTAGTLTSGSYGHTLGGAVGLGYVPAEMLDATDFAINVAGTIVLADASLRPLYDPAGTRMRDT; via the coding sequence ATGCCCGCCCCGCCTTCCCACGCGTCCATCGTCATCGTCGGTGGCGGCATCATCGGCCTGAGCCTCGCCTACCACCTGGCGCGACGGGGCCGTGAAGGCGTGGTACTTCTGGAGCGCCGGCAATTCACGTGCGGCACCACCTGGCACGCCGCTGGCCTCGTGCGCTCTGCCGCTCCGTACCCTGCGCTCGCCGCGATTCTTGCCGATTCGGCGCGCCTCTACGCCGAACTGGAGTCCGAGACCGGCCAAGCGACCGGATTCCGCCAGACCGGCTCGATCTACACCGCCAGCAACGCGGAACGCTGGGCCGAGTTGCAACGCGCGGCCGCAAGCGCGCGTGCCCTGGGAGCCGAAGTGGAGCTTTGCACGCCGGATGACCTCAAGTGTGTCTGGCCGCTCCTCCGTGTGGACGATCTGATTGGTGGGAGTTTCTTTGCTGGCGATGGCCAGACCAATCCCGCCGACACTGCTGCCGCCCTCGCCAAGGGCGCTCGGCAGGCCGGCGCGCAACTGCTGGAAAACGTGACGGTCACCGGGATTCGCACGGCTGACGGCCGCGTCACCGGCATCGAGACGGAGGCCGGCGCGATCGCGACGGACTGCGTCGCCAACTGTGCCGGCATGTGGGCACGCCAGATCGGACTCATGGCCGGCACCGCCGTGCCGCTGCACGCGGCTGAACACTTCTATGTCGTGACGGAACCGAAGCCGGATATTGTGCCCGGTCTCCCGGTCATGCGTGACCAGGACGGCTCCATCTATTTCAAGGAGGACGCCGGCAAACTGCTGATCGGGGCCTTCGAGCCGGTCGCCAAGCCATGGGGCATGGATGGCATTCCGGACGATTTCTGTTTCGACCAGCTGCCCGACGACTGGGACCATTTCGAGCCGATGCTGGAAGCGGCACTGCACCGTATTCCGGCGCTCCACGACATCGGCATCCGCACGTTCTTCAACGGGCCGGAGAGCTTCACGCCCGATCAGGCGTTTCATCTTGGCCCCGCCGGCAACGTCGAGGGCTTTTGGATCGCCGCCGGCTTCAATTCGATCGGAATCCAAGCGGCAGGGGGCGTTGGCCAACGGCTCGCTGAATGGATCGAGGAAGGCGTGCCTCCCTGCGACCTCTCGGCCTTCGACCCGCGCCGCATGCAGCCGTTCCAGAACGCCAAGTCCTACCTGAAGACCCGCGTCAGTGAGGCGCTCGGGCTGCTCTATGCCATGCACTGGCCCTACCGTCAGTTCGAGACCGCGCGTGACCAGCGACAATCTCCCGTGCACGAGGTGCTGGCTCAGGCCGGCGCGTGTTTCGGCGAGGTCGCCGGCTGGGAACGCGCCAATTGGTTTGCGTCGCCCGGTCAAGAACCGGCCTACGTCTACAGCTACGGTCGCCAGAACTGGTTCGGGGCAAGCGCCGCCGAACATCGTCGCGTCCGCGAAGCCACCGGCGTCTTCGACCTCACGTCCTTCGGCAAGTTTCTCGTGGAAGGTCCGGATGCCGAGGCGCTGCTTCAATGGGTTTCCGCGAATGACGTGGGCGGCCCGCCCGGCAGCGTCATCTACACGCAATGGCTGAATGCCGCTGCCGGCATCGAGGCGGACCTCACGGTCACCCGCCTGACCGACACGCGGTACTTGGTCGTGTCCGCGGCCGCCACGGCGGCACGCGATCTCGCCCGGCTGCGCGCGGAGGCGCGAGACCGGCGCGTGGAAATCATCGACGCGACCGAATCCTGGGCGGTGTTTGCCGTGATGGGGCCCGGGTCGCGCGCGCTGCTGCAGCCGCTGACGTCGGCCGATCTTGCGGGTCCGGCGTTTCCCTTTGCCGCTTCGCGGAAGATCGAATTGGCAGGGGTGCCCGTCCGCGCATCGCGAATCAGCTACGTCGGCGAACTTGGCTGGGAACTCTACGTGCCATGGAATGAAGCCGAGCGCGTATTCGCGGCGCTACGGGAGGTCGGTGCGACGCAAGCGGGCATGCATGCGCTCGACAGCCTGCGCATCGAGAAGGCTTACCGTCACTGGGGTCACGACATCGCTCCGTCCGACACTCCGCTCGAGGCCGGCCTCGGATTTGCGGTGAAGCCCGATGCGAAAGAGTTCCTCGGACGCGACGCTTACCTCCGCGCCCGGGACGCCCGTCCCACCCGGAGAATGATGCAGTTTCGGTTGCGGGATCCGGAGCCCCTGTTGTTTGGCCACGAGCCGATCCTCGCGGATGGCCGGACGGCGGGCACGCTCACCTCCGGAAGCTACGGGCACACGCTGGGCGGCGCCGTGGGCTTGGGCTACGTCCCCGCAGAGATGCTCGACGCCACGGACTTCGCCATCAACGTCGCTGGCACGATCGTCCTCGCGGACGCCTCCCTCCGCCCCCTGTACGATCCGGCCGGCACCAGAATGCGCGATACCTGA